From the Gymnogyps californianus isolate 813 chromosome 2, ASM1813914v2, whole genome shotgun sequence genome, one window contains:
- the CYRIB gene encoding CYFIP-related Rac1 interactor B — MGNLLKVLTCTDLEQGPNFFLDFENAQPTESEKEIYNQVNVVLKDAEGILEDLQSYRGAGHEIREAIQHPSDEKLQEKAWGAVVPLVGKLKKFYEFSQRLEAGLRGLLGALTSTPYSPTQHLEREQALAKQFAEILHFTLRFDELKMTNPAIQNDFSYYRRTLSRMRINNVPAEGENEVNNELANRMSLFYAEATPMLKTLSDATTKFVSENKNLPIENTTDCLSTMASVCRVMLETPEYRSRFTNEETVSFCLRVMVGVIILYDHVHPVGAFAKTSKIDMKGCIKVLKDQPPNSVEGLLNALRYTTKHLNDETTSKQIKSMLQ; from the exons ATGCCCAACCTACAGaatctgaaaaggaaatttataaTCAGGTGAATGTAGTGTTAAAGGATGCAGAAGGAATACTGGAAGACTTGCAGTCATATAGAGGAGCTGGCCATGAAATACGAGAG gCAATACAGCATCCCAGTGATGAGAAGCTGCAAGAGAAGGCATGGGGTGCAGTTGTTCCACTAGTAGGCAAACTAAAGAAATTCTATGAATTTTCTCAAAGACTAG AGGCAGGATTGCGAGGTCTGTTGGGAGCCCTGACAAGCACTCCATATTCACCAACGCAACACCTGGAGCGAGAGCAGGCTCTTGCTAAGCAGTTTGCAGAAATTCTTCACTTCACACTCCGATTTGATGAGCTCAAG ATGACAAATCCTGCTATACAGAATGACTTCAGCTACTATAGAAGAACTCTGAGCCGTATGAGGATTAACAATGTCCCA gcagagggagaaaatgaagtaaataatGAGTTGGCAAACAGAATGTCTTTATTTTACGCTGAAGCAACACCTATGTTGAAAACCTTAAGTGATGCTACAACAAAGTTTGTGTCAGAG aataaaaatttacCGATAGAGAATACTACAGATTGCTTAAGCACCATGGCTAGTGTGTGCAGGGTCATGCTGGAAACCCC tgaaTATAGAAGCAGGTTTACAAATGAGGAAACAGTATCGTTCTGTCTGAGGGTAATGGTGGGTGTCATCATACTCTATGACCACGTGCATCCGGTGGGCGCTTTTGCCAAAACTTCAAAAATTGAT ATGAAAGGATGCATCAAAGTTCTTAAAGACCAGCCTCCTAACAGTGTAGAAGGCCTTCTAAATGCTCTCAG gTACACAACAAAGCATTTGAATGATGAGACTACCTCCAAGCAAATTAAATCCATGTTGCAATAA